The DNA segment GGAGAGCATGAGCGCAAGCATCGACGCGATTCTGTTCACTTGTGGTTCCCTTCAGAGAAATACTACGCCCTACCCCGCAATCTTTGCGACAGGCCTGGGGACGGTCCTATGGTTCATATGTTATTCAGCCCGACGAATCGTCGGGCGCTTGGGGACGGCAATGGGGACGATCCTAGCTTGATAGCTTTCGGCGGCGCGGTCGAGCCGCTCGTCGGCGAGCCGCGCCGCAACAAGCCCCGGTGGGGCCCCGGAGCGGCCGAGGCTTCCTAGCCGAGCCGCGGAGGACGCGACGCGGAAAGTCTCCCCGAGTAACCGACGGGGAGGAGGTCCGCGTCGCGGGAGCCGGAGCGATCCGAGCTCTGCGAGCGTCGCTCCGGCGACGTGTGGTCGGGACGCCGGGATTTGAACCCGGGACCCCCTGAACCCCATTCAGGTACGCTAGCCAGGCTGCGCCACGTCCCGACGGAAGAGGCCGGGATTTGACCACGGGCTCACGGCGGAGTCAATCGACTGGTGCCCCTGGACCCGCCGCCACGGTCATGGACAGACGGCGGTCCGGTCGACCCGCCATTCGGCAAACGGCGCAAACCTCTCTCCCAGGTCGTTCGCGATCCGAGCACCGAGAGGTCGCGAACACGTACTCGGGGCCGGGGGCGCCGGAGTCGTCGAGTCCGCCAAGGACGAGCGATGGAGGTCAGATCGCGGAAAGTCTCCTCGACGGGATTGACGCGCAGCGCACCGTGCGCAAGCGCCCGGTGAGGAGGAGGTCCGCGATTTGAGAGGCAGCAAGCGGTCGAGCGCCCGAGCGCGAGCCGTGCTGCCGACGGTACGCTAGCCAGGCTGCGCCACGTCCCGACGGAAGAGGGCGCGATTTGACCACGGCCTCAGGGTCTAGTCAATCGCGCTTCCCCTTCCCCTGCTGAAACGGCGAATCGTCAGATCGCCGGAAGGCACGCCATAGACGAGCGAAGACGAGGGTCGGGCATCCGGTACCCTCGCGGCGCGACGGAGTCTCGCGTGATCGCTGCGTCGGACGAATAGCGCCACCCCCGGGCCTGTCAACGCAGAGGCTTCGGCACAGCCGGTAGAATTCGGACGATCGATGAAACGCGAGAGGATCCTCCCGGCCATCGTTCTCTCGGCCGCCGCAGCACTCGCGGCAATTGCGCGGGACGCGCCGAAAGCCCCCTCCCCCGTGGAGCTCTCTTCGCGATGGCGAAAGGCCATCGGCAACCCGCGACCCGGTGGAACCCTGCACCTCGTCTCCCGCTCGACGGAGGATGGGATCCCGGGCACCGTGGACGAATGGATCTCTCCGGACGGCGACTACCGGCAGGCCACGAAGCGGGAATTCGACGAGAGCGAGGTCGTCGTCACGCCCGGATGGGCCGCGCGGCGGGACTGGAACGGATTCGTCCGAGACGTCGAAGGGCGCGAGCTCGAGCGGCTCCGCTCTCGGATTTCCGAAATCGCCGCGATCGGTTTCGGACCTCCGGAGCTTCCGCCGGGCGCAACCGCGAAACCCTCGTCGAACGCGGGCGCCATCGACCTGGGCATCACGCCTCCCGGTGGAAAGGAGATCGTGTGGCGCCTCGACGCGCGAACCGGTCTCCCGATCGAGTCCGTTCGCCCAGGCGACGACACCGTGATCAAGACCTCATGGACGGACTGGGTCGAGATGGCGGGCCGGCGGATGCCGCGGAGCGCCCGCGTCTCGGAGACCGACAGGCCCGAATACTCGCGCGCGCTGACGGCCGCCCGCGTCGAGGAGCCGCCGGGCGGCTTCGCGCGGCCGGTCTCCGGCCCTTCCGACGTCGAGCGCGATCCCCCGGTCCCGGCGGTCCCTTTCACGTTCGAGGCGAGCCACATCGTTCTTCCCGTCTCGGTCAACGGCCGGCCGCCGATCGGGTTCATCCTCGACACGGGCGCCGACCAGGAAGTCGTCAACGCGGCGCGCCTCTCCGGCTTCGGCCTGTCGGTCTACGCGAGGTCCGCCACGACGGGAGGCGGCAATTCCGCCGAATACGACTATGCGAAGGACGCCACCCTCTCGCTTCCGGGCGTCAGGCTCGTGAAACAGCACGTCGCGGTCCTCGAGCAGACCGGGCTCGAACGGGCGCTCGGCGTTCCGATCGGCGGCATCCTCGGCTACGACTTCATCAGCCGCTTCGTCCTGGAGATCGATTACGAGAAGAAGACGATCACGCTCCACGATCCCGCCACGTGGACCTACTCCGGGAGCGGCGCGGTCGTCCCTCTCGTCTTCGACGGCGGCATCCCTTTCGTGGACGGGACGATCTCGGCCGGCGGACAGGAAATCCCCGCATCCTTCGTCATGGACTTCGGCGCGGCGGAGACGATGACCCTGACTTCTCCGTTCGTGAAGGCGCATCGCCTCGACACGCTCGCCCGGAACTCGACGGTGAACCGTCCCGCCGGGCTCGAGAAGCAGTTCTTCGCCCAAAACAACGTGCGCGGCCGCGTCGACCGGCTGACGCTCGGCGGCCTCGTCGTCGAATCGATCCCGATCAACATGTCGGTGAACACCTCGGGTGCGTACGCGAGCCAGACTTTTGCGGGCACGGTCGGCGAGACCATCTACTCCCGGTACCACGTGTTCCTCGACTACGCCAGGATACGCGCGATCTTCGAGCCGACGCCCGCCGCCCGCGAGCCCTTCCCGGACCGCCGGACCTACGGCCTGACCCTCCTGGCCTCGGAGCCCGACCTCCACACGTACACGGTCGCGGCGGTGCGGGCGGGTTCCCCGGCCGAGAAAGACGATTTCCGCAAGGG comes from the Thermoanaerobaculia bacterium genome and includes:
- a CDS encoding aspartyl protease family protein, which codes for MKRERILPAIVLSAAAALAAIARDAPKAPSPVELSSRWRKAIGNPRPGGTLHLVSRSTEDGIPGTVDEWISPDGDYRQATKREFDESEVVVTPGWAARRDWNGFVRDVEGRELERLRSRISEIAAIGFGPPELPPGATAKPSSNAGAIDLGITPPGGKEIVWRLDARTGLPIESVRPGDDTVIKTSWTDWVEMAGRRMPRSARVSETDRPEYSRALTAARVEEPPGGFARPVSGPSDVERDPPVPAVPFTFEASHIVLPVSVNGRPPIGFILDTGADQEVVNAARLSGFGLSVYARSATTGGGNSAEYDYAKDATLSLPGVRLVKQHVAVLEQTGLERALGVPIGGILGYDFISRFVLEIDYEKKTITLHDPATWTYSGSGAVVPLVFDGGIPFVDGTISAGGQEIPASFVMDFGAAETMTLTSPFVKAHRLDTLARNSTVNRPAGLEKQFFAQNNVRGRVDRLTLGGLVVESIPINMSVNTSGAYASQTFAGTVGETIYSRYHVFLDYARIRAIFEPTPAAREPFPDRRTYGLTLLASEPDLHTYTVAAVRAGSPAEKDDFRKGDAIVAWDGEPASKFTLSDLRDRFTRDGERHTVSLARGAATLEIAVNLRLVSIETN